The following are encoded together in the Phragmites australis chromosome 19, lpPhrAust1.1, whole genome shotgun sequence genome:
- the LOC133900445 gene encoding probable bifunctional methylthioribulose-1-phosphate dehydratase/enolase-phosphatase E1 isoform X2, with amino-acid sequence MASCCAGSEAAAMASEAYLESEAVQEARELVAELCRHFYLQGWVTGTGGSITVKVNDPAVPLADRLIVMSPSGVQKERMVAEDMYVLSADGKILSAPVAKPWPNKPPKCTDCAPLFMKSYLMRAAGAVIHSHGMETCIATMLNPGAKEFRITHMEMIKGIKGHGYHDELVIPIIENTPYEYELTDSLSAAIAAYPKTTAVLVRNHGIYVWGDSWINAKTQAECYHYLLDAAIKLYQLGIDWTTPEHGPINSAKRLRSILSPGIPNGCHTAESPKCVVLDIEGTTTPISFVTDVMFPYARENVRKHLTSTFDSEETKEDIKLLRIQIEDDLRNGIVGAVPVPPDEDGKEEVINSLVANVESMIKADRKITSLKQLQGHIWRTGFEKKELQGVVFEDVPEALKNWHASGRKVYIYSSGSREAQRLLFGNTVYGDLRQFLCGYFDTTTGNKRETKSYFEISQSLGVDNPSQILFITDVFQEAVAAKNAGFEVLISIRPGNAPLPENHVFRTIKSFSEI; translated from the exons ATGGCGAGCTGCTGCGCTGGaagcgaggcggcggcgatggcgtcgGAGGCGTATCTGGAGAGCGAGGCGGTGCAGGAGGCGCGGGAGCTGGTGGCGGAGCTGTGCCGGCACTTCTACTTGCAGGGGTGGGTCACGGGAACCGGCGGCAGCATCACTGTCAAGGTCAACGACCCCGCCGTGCCGCTCGCCGACCGTCTCATCGTCATGTCACCCTCCG GTGTGCAGAAGGAGAGGATGGTGGCAGAGGACATGTATGTGTTATCTGCAGATGGGAAAATCCTCTCTGCGCCTGTAGCAAAGCCATGGCCAAACAAGCCTCCAAAGTGCACGGACTGTGCACCTCTGTTCATGAAG tCATATCTGATGAGAGCAGCTGGGGCTGTCATTCACAGCCATGGAATGGAGACTTGCATTGCAACAATGCTCAATCCTGGTGCAAAGGAGTTCAGG ATAACTCATATGGAAATGATTAAAGGAATCAAAGGTCATGGCTATCACGACGAATTGGTTATTCCTATTATCGAGAATACTCCTTACGAGTATGAGCTCACAGACTCCCTAAGTGCTGCG ATAGCAGCATACCCAAAGACAACTGCTGTGCTTGTACGGAACCATGGAATATATGTGTGGGGTGACTCCTGGATCAATGCCAAGACACAA GCCGAATGCTATCATTATCTTTTAGATGCTGCCATCAAGCTCTATCAATTAGGTATTGATTGGACAACTCCTGAACATGGTCCAATAAACAGTGCGAAGAGGCTGCGCAGCATTTTGAGCCCTGGAATTCCTAATGGATGTCACACTGCTGAATCACCAAAG TGTGTTGTACTTGATATTGAGGGAACAACCACTCCAATATCATTTGTGACTGATGTTATGTTTCCTTATGCCCGTGAGAATGTGCGAAAGCATCTGACTTCTACGTTTGACTCTgaagaaaccaaagaagacatCAAACTATTGCGCATCCAA ATTGAAGATGACTTAAGAAATGGAATTGTCGGGGCTGTCCCAGTTCCACCCGATGAGGATGGCAAAGAAGAGGTTATCAATTCACTAGTCGCCAATGTTGAATCAATGATTAAAGCAGACCGGAAGATTACATCATTGAAACAACTTCAG GGTCATATATGGAGGACTGGATTCGAAAAGAAAGAACTGCAAGGAGTTGTGTTTGAGGATGTTCCTGAGGCGCTAAAGAACTGGCATGCTAGTGGCAGAAAG GTCTACATATACTCAAGTGGCAGTAGAGAGGCACAACGGCTTCTATTTGGCAATACAGTGTATGGTGACCTGCGACAGTTCCTGTGTGGGTATTTTGATACCACAACAGG aaacaaaagagaaactaaGAGTTACTTTGAGATATCTCAATCACTTGGGGTGGACAATCCATCTCAAATCTTATTCATCACCGATGTCTTCCAAGAAGCCGTTGCTGCAAAAAACGCAG
- the LOC133900445 gene encoding probable bifunctional methylthioribulose-1-phosphate dehydratase/enolase-phosphatase E1 isoform X1, whose amino-acid sequence MASCCAGSEAAAMASEAYLESEAVQEARELVAELCRHFYLQGWVTGTGGSITVKVNDPAVPLADRLIVMSPSGVQKERMVAEDMYVLSADGKILSAPVAKPWPNKPPKCTDCAPLFMKSYLMRAAGAVIHSHGMETCIATMLNPGAKEFRITHMEMIKGIKGHGYHDELVIPIIENTPYEYELTDSLSAAIAAYPKTTAVLVRNHGIYVWGDSWINAKTQAECYHYLLDAAIKLYQLGIDWTTPEHGPINSAKRLRSILSPGIPNGCHTAESPKQCVVLDIEGTTTPISFVTDVMFPYARENVRKHLTSTFDSEETKEDIKLLRIQIEDDLRNGIVGAVPVPPDEDGKEEVINSLVANVESMIKADRKITSLKQLQGHIWRTGFEKKELQGVVFEDVPEALKNWHASGRKVYIYSSGSREAQRLLFGNTVYGDLRQFLCGYFDTTTGNKRETKSYFEISQSLGVDNPSQILFITDVFQEAVAAKNAGFEVLISIRPGNAPLPENHVFRTIKSFSEI is encoded by the exons ATGGCGAGCTGCTGCGCTGGaagcgaggcggcggcgatggcgtcgGAGGCGTATCTGGAGAGCGAGGCGGTGCAGGAGGCGCGGGAGCTGGTGGCGGAGCTGTGCCGGCACTTCTACTTGCAGGGGTGGGTCACGGGAACCGGCGGCAGCATCACTGTCAAGGTCAACGACCCCGCCGTGCCGCTCGCCGACCGTCTCATCGTCATGTCACCCTCCG GTGTGCAGAAGGAGAGGATGGTGGCAGAGGACATGTATGTGTTATCTGCAGATGGGAAAATCCTCTCTGCGCCTGTAGCAAAGCCATGGCCAAACAAGCCTCCAAAGTGCACGGACTGTGCACCTCTGTTCATGAAG tCATATCTGATGAGAGCAGCTGGGGCTGTCATTCACAGCCATGGAATGGAGACTTGCATTGCAACAATGCTCAATCCTGGTGCAAAGGAGTTCAGG ATAACTCATATGGAAATGATTAAAGGAATCAAAGGTCATGGCTATCACGACGAATTGGTTATTCCTATTATCGAGAATACTCCTTACGAGTATGAGCTCACAGACTCCCTAAGTGCTGCG ATAGCAGCATACCCAAAGACAACTGCTGTGCTTGTACGGAACCATGGAATATATGTGTGGGGTGACTCCTGGATCAATGCCAAGACACAA GCCGAATGCTATCATTATCTTTTAGATGCTGCCATCAAGCTCTATCAATTAGGTATTGATTGGACAACTCCTGAACATGGTCCAATAAACAGTGCGAAGAGGCTGCGCAGCATTTTGAGCCCTGGAATTCCTAATGGATGTCACACTGCTGAATCACCAAAG CAGTGTGTTGTACTTGATATTGAGGGAACAACCACTCCAATATCATTTGTGACTGATGTTATGTTTCCTTATGCCCGTGAGAATGTGCGAAAGCATCTGACTTCTACGTTTGACTCTgaagaaaccaaagaagacatCAAACTATTGCGCATCCAA ATTGAAGATGACTTAAGAAATGGAATTGTCGGGGCTGTCCCAGTTCCACCCGATGAGGATGGCAAAGAAGAGGTTATCAATTCACTAGTCGCCAATGTTGAATCAATGATTAAAGCAGACCGGAAGATTACATCATTGAAACAACTTCAG GGTCATATATGGAGGACTGGATTCGAAAAGAAAGAACTGCAAGGAGTTGTGTTTGAGGATGTTCCTGAGGCGCTAAAGAACTGGCATGCTAGTGGCAGAAAG GTCTACATATACTCAAGTGGCAGTAGAGAGGCACAACGGCTTCTATTTGGCAATACAGTGTATGGTGACCTGCGACAGTTCCTGTGTGGGTATTTTGATACCACAACAGG aaacaaaagagaaactaaGAGTTACTTTGAGATATCTCAATCACTTGGGGTGGACAATCCATCTCAAATCTTATTCATCACCGATGTCTTCCAAGAAGCCGTTGCTGCAAAAAACGCAG